In Brevibacillus brevis, a genomic segment contains:
- a CDS encoding M42 family metallopeptidase produces the protein MSVSTEYVVESFCQLANIPSPSGNTAKVMAWVAQELERLGVGFKRTNKGAIVATVPGENEEKARLLTAHVDTLGAMVKEIKSNGRLKLTLIGGFEFNAVEGEHCVVETGSGRLVTGTILSTKASVHVYGRDAGKEQRSDQNMEVRLDEKVKTKQDVLDLGISVGDFVSFDPRVTVTESGFIKSRHIDDKASVAILLGVLKELKETGARLPYTTHFFISNNEEIGYGGNSSIPANVVEYLAVDMGAIGDGQTTDEYCVSICAKDSSGPYHYGLRSHLTKLAEANGLNYQVDIYPFYGSDASAALRAGYDIVHGLIGPGVDASHSHERTHREALENTAKLVMAYIRSEQLQA, from the coding sequence ATGAGCGTGTCTACCGAATATGTCGTCGAATCTTTTTGCCAGCTGGCAAACATTCCGAGTCCTTCCGGAAATACCGCGAAAGTGATGGCGTGGGTGGCGCAGGAGCTGGAGAGGCTGGGTGTCGGTTTCAAGCGCACGAACAAGGGCGCCATCGTCGCCACGGTCCCGGGCGAGAATGAGGAAAAGGCCCGCCTGCTCACGGCCCACGTCGATACGCTGGGAGCGATGGTCAAGGAGATCAAGTCCAACGGCCGGCTCAAGCTGACGTTGATCGGGGGATTCGAGTTCAACGCCGTCGAAGGCGAGCACTGTGTCGTGGAAACGGGCAGTGGACGACTGGTGACAGGGACGATCCTGTCGACCAAGGCTTCGGTGCACGTGTACGGCCGCGACGCGGGCAAGGAACAGCGCTCGGATCAGAACATGGAAGTGCGCCTGGATGAGAAGGTGAAGACGAAGCAGGATGTGCTGGACCTGGGCATTTCCGTAGGGGATTTCGTCTCGTTCGATCCGCGTGTCACTGTCACCGAGAGCGGCTTCATCAAATCCCGCCACATCGACGACAAGGCAAGCGTAGCGATTTTGCTGGGCGTGTTGAAAGAGCTGAAAGAGACAGGAGCCCGGCTGCCTTACACGACCCACTTTTTCATCAGCAACAACGAAGAGATCGGCTATGGGGGCAACTCGAGCATTCCCGCGAACGTCGTAGAATACTTGGCGGTCGACATGGGCGCGATCGGCGACGGACAGACGACTGATGAATACTGCGTATCCATTTGCGCGAAAGACTCCTCGGGGCCGTACCATTACGGGCTGCGCTCCCATTTGACCAAGCTCGCGGAAGCAAACGGCCTGAACTATCAGGTGGACATTTACCCGTTTTACGGATCGGACGCGAGCGCTGCGCTCCGGGCTGGCTATGACATCGTCCATGGCTTGATCGGACCTGGCGTCGACGCGTCCCACTCCCATGAGCGGACGCACCGGGAAGCCTTGGAGAATACGGCCAAGCTGGTCATGGCCTACATCCGGTCGGAGCAATTGCAAGCATAG
- a CDS encoding class I SAM-dependent methyltransferase, translating to MSNMYQWADYYDLTQRGVAGDVEFYLEQAKLAQGPVLDLACGTGRIALPLAQAGVDVTGLDLSVEMLAKAKQKASELGLADSLRLLQGDMRSFDLGQTFSLIMIPFRSFLHLLYINEQMKALSCIRRHLAPGGKLVMNVFVPKIQHFHEESEKLSLRGTYRLDDGDEVAMWDYTRYDHFQQLSEVTRTYERSDASGLVKERVTGRFTLRYIFPAELHHLLRLNGLKVTQRFGNFAKGPFDASSNELIIVAEAL from the coding sequence ATGAGCAATATGTATCAATGGGCGGATTACTACGATTTGACGCAGCGGGGCGTGGCTGGTGACGTCGAGTTTTATCTGGAGCAAGCCAAGCTGGCGCAGGGACCGGTGCTGGACCTGGCTTGCGGGACGGGACGCATCGCCCTGCCGCTGGCGCAGGCGGGCGTCGATGTGACCGGACTCGATTTGTCTGTGGAGATGCTGGCGAAGGCCAAGCAAAAAGCGAGCGAGCTGGGACTTGCGGATTCGCTGCGCCTCTTGCAGGGAGACATGCGCAGCTTCGATCTGGGGCAGACCTTTTCCCTGATCATGATTCCGTTTCGCTCGTTCCTTCATTTGTTGTATATCAATGAGCAGATGAAGGCGCTGTCTTGCATCCGCAGGCATCTGGCCCCGGGCGGAAAGCTCGTCATGAACGTGTTCGTTCCGAAAATCCAACACTTCCACGAGGAAAGCGAAAAGCTGTCGCTGCGGGGCACCTATCGTCTGGACGACGGCGATGAGGTGGCGATGTGGGATTACACGCGCTATGACCACTTCCAGCAGCTTTCGGAAGTGACGCGGACCTACGAGCGCTCAGACGCTTCCGGTTTGGTCAAGGAACGGGTGACAGGACGGTTCACGCTCCGCTATATTTTTCCGGCGGAGCTCCATCATCTGCTCCGGCTGAACGGATTGAAAGTCACGCAGCGCTTCGGCAATTTTGCAAAAGGGCCTTTCGACGCCTCCAGCAACGAGCTGATTATCGTGGCAGAAGCGCTGTAG
- a CDS encoding cob(I)yrinic acid a,c-diamide adenosyltransferase, translating into MKIYTKTGDKGETSLVAGVRVPKFADRVEAYGTCDEANSQIGLALSLLPESIDWTDLRGVFHVIQTKLFHVGAELATPEGKKVGWPIGDEDVAFLEEQIDKLDAELPALTNFILPGGHPAAAAFHVARTVVRRAERKAVHVATQEQVNQAVVKYLNRLSDYLFVVARYVNKQAGASEQTLHE; encoded by the coding sequence ATGAAGATCTACACAAAAACAGGCGACAAAGGCGAGACTTCATTGGTGGCTGGCGTTCGCGTGCCGAAGTTCGCGGATCGGGTGGAGGCGTACGGCACGTGCGACGAGGCGAATTCCCAGATCGGGCTGGCTTTGTCGCTGCTCCCTGAATCGATTGATTGGACAGATCTGCGCGGCGTGTTTCACGTCATCCAAACGAAGCTGTTTCACGTAGGAGCGGAGCTGGCTACACCGGAAGGCAAGAAGGTAGGCTGGCCGATCGGCGACGAGGATGTGGCTTTCCTGGAGGAGCAGATCGACAAACTCGATGCGGAATTGCCTGCATTGACGAACTTCATCCTGCCAGGCGGCCATCCGGCGGCAGCGGCTTTTCATGTAGCCCGCACCGTCGTGCGCCGAGCGGAACGAAAAGCGGTTCACGTGGCCACGCAGGAACAAGTGAATCAGGCGGTCGTCAAATACTTGAACCGTTTGTCCGATTACCTGTTCGTTGTAGCGCGGTATGTGAACAAGCAGGCAGGAGCCTCCGAACAGACTTTGCACGAATAA